In Hahella sp. KA22, one genomic interval encodes:
- a CDS encoding discoidin domain-containing protein translates to MISSHWRRHALALSIAAGAGLGHCAFAAENLAHMRPVTTSSVESSDLSGYMAVDGDASTRWGSAYGSSAWIYVDLGEKRSISRVRLTWEAAYAKAYDIQVSNDASSWTTVRSVTDADGDVDDLTNLNATGRYVRIKGKKRGTEYGYSLWEIEVYGADANNGGEKSVTLYEDTHFKGYAVELPVGDYNLTSLISRGALNDDLSSARVPSGLKLEVFQHNNFKGVRDLYTSDTAELDRDDDASSVRVSKTETTDGGSDVHPDWQSGHNYEEGDIVRYKGKLYIAVHANPGYDPVISHWFWDEYQGGEDGGDSDDGNDDGDNGDDSGANCAAGNNWNEANLTNYESYPDPNSEECIKYNGCEWAGQFAGLDGVQPESWVKAHNIAAVHSKDFNWLNGKTLRLRQGGKEIDVVVYDMCADSDCDGCCTQNLGRTGYLIDIEKYTMQRFGTGSGTVQWQVCD, encoded by the coding sequence ATGATTTCATCCCACTGGCGCAGACATGCGCTAGCGCTCTCTATCGCAGCGGGAGCTGGCCTCGGCCATTGCGCTTTCGCAGCGGAGAATCTGGCGCACATGCGACCTGTCACTACGTCTTCTGTCGAATCCAGCGATCTCAGCGGCTACATGGCCGTCGACGGCGACGCCAGCACTCGCTGGGGTAGCGCCTACGGCAGTTCAGCCTGGATCTATGTGGACCTGGGTGAAAAGCGATCCATATCCCGCGTCAGGCTTACGTGGGAAGCAGCTTACGCTAAAGCCTATGACATACAGGTCTCCAACGACGCGTCATCCTGGACGACAGTCCGTTCCGTCACTGACGCAGACGGGGACGTTGATGATCTGACCAACCTGAACGCCACCGGCAGATACGTCCGCATCAAAGGTAAAAAGCGTGGAACCGAATACGGTTATTCGTTGTGGGAAATAGAGGTTTATGGTGCGGACGCAAACAACGGCGGAGAAAAATCCGTCACGCTCTACGAGGACACCCACTTTAAGGGCTATGCCGTTGAGCTGCCCGTTGGCGACTACAACTTAACCAGCCTGATATCCCGTGGCGCATTGAACGATGATCTGTCTTCCGCCCGAGTTCCCAGTGGTCTAAAGCTGGAGGTGTTTCAGCACAACAACTTCAAAGGCGTACGTGACCTCTACACGTCTGACACGGCGGAATTAGACCGCGACGATGACGCATCCTCTGTACGCGTCTCCAAAACGGAAACAACGGACGGAGGCTCCGATGTGCACCCGGATTGGCAGTCGGGACATAACTACGAGGAGGGAGACATCGTCCGCTACAAAGGGAAGCTGTATATCGCCGTTCACGCCAATCCGGGCTATGACCCGGTCATCAGCCACTGGTTCTGGGATGAGTATCAAGGGGGTGAAGACGGTGGTGACTCAGACGACGGCAATGACGATGGAGACAACGGGGACGACTCCGGCGCTAACTGCGCCGCCGGTAATAACTGGAACGAAGCCAATCTGACCAACTACGAATCTTACCCTGATCCCAACAGCGAAGAGTGCATCAAGTACAACGGCTGCGAATGGGCCGGCCAATTCGCAGGCCTGGATGGCGTGCAGCCGGAAAGCTGGGTCAAAGCCCACAATATCGCGGCGGTTCACTCCAAAGACTTCAACTGGTTGAACGGTAAAACGCTACGGTTACGTCAGGGCGGTAAGGAAATCGATGTCGTCGTGTACGACATGTGCGCCGATTCGGACTGCGATGGCTGCTGCACCCAAAACCTGGGTCGTACGGGTTATCTCATCGACATTGAGAAGTACACCATGCAACGTTTTGGGACCGGTTCAGGCACGGTCCAGTGGCAGGTGTGCGACTGA
- a CDS encoding HAD-IA family hydrolase, with amino-acid sequence MVAYVIFDFDGTIADTYSWFLKNIQDMSKTFNFRYVTEEEGETLRDKTYGEIMEFLGISAWRTPQLAREFRKRAAGKMTSVKPFPHIKETLQRLADHDYKLGIGSSNSESNIRMFLKHNDLEVFDYFSCGMSLSGKAHKLRALLKNERIQAHEAIYIGDELRDIEAARKAGLKCGSVAWGYNTFTRLKEEQPDYCFETPLEIVEKLVERL; translated from the coding sequence GTGGTTGCCTACGTTATTTTCGATTTTGATGGGACTATCGCCGACACCTACTCCTGGTTTCTCAAAAATATCCAAGATATGTCAAAGACCTTCAACTTCCGCTATGTCACTGAGGAAGAAGGCGAAACGCTGAGGGATAAAACCTACGGCGAAATTATGGAGTTTTTAGGCATCAGCGCCTGGCGCACGCCACAATTGGCGAGGGAATTCAGAAAGCGCGCCGCCGGTAAGATGACCAGCGTCAAACCCTTTCCCCACATCAAAGAGACGCTTCAGCGTTTAGCCGATCACGACTACAAATTAGGCATCGGTTCGTCCAACTCAGAGAGCAATATCCGTATGTTTCTCAAACATAATGATCTCGAAGTGTTCGACTACTTCAGTTGCGGCATGTCTTTGTCCGGCAAGGCGCATAAGCTGCGAGCGCTCCTAAAAAACGAAAGAATACAGGCCCACGAGGCGATTTATATCGGCGATGAGCTGAGAGACATTGAGGCCGCACGCAAAGCCGGCCTGAAATGCGGCTCCGTCGCCTGGGGCTACAACACCTTCACACGCCTGAAAGAAGAACAGCCGGATTATTGCTTTGAAACGCCACTGGAAATTGTTGAAAAGCTGGTGGAGAGACTTTGA
- a CDS encoding transposase: MPKPRNAQISVEATPFYHCISRCVRQAYLCGQDTDGRDYSHRRKWVESRILFLSSVFAMDVCAYAVMSNHFHVVLHVNASNAASWSDREVVRRWNTLFTGTELSWRYLRGEPIEDAHFHLLKKQIAVWRQRLACISWFMRCLNEPIARMANREDGCTGRFWEGRFKSQALLDEKALLACLAYVDLNPVRANLARTPEGSQYTSIQRRINALKSEQSHQPAKLMPFTGSHRNKSSQGIPFALDDYLALVDWTGRAQREDKPGYIHQSYPPILQRLNFDPNHWLTASHKFESHFRGWVGAFYRLKSVCAKLGYKRIPGGANARLLLV, from the coding sequence ATGCCAAAGCCACGGAATGCGCAGATTTCCGTCGAAGCCACGCCTTTTTACCACTGCATCTCCCGCTGTGTGCGACAAGCCTACTTATGCGGTCAGGATACTGACGGTCGAGATTATTCTCATCGCCGCAAATGGGTAGAGTCCCGCATATTATTCCTTTCTTCTGTATTCGCCATGGACGTGTGCGCCTATGCGGTGATGAGTAATCATTTCCATGTCGTGCTTCATGTCAATGCAAGTAACGCGGCCTCATGGAGCGATAGGGAAGTCGTGCGTCGCTGGAACACCCTTTTTACCGGGACCGAGTTGAGTTGGCGTTATTTGCGAGGCGAGCCGATAGAAGATGCTCACTTCCATTTGCTGAAAAAGCAGATCGCTGTATGGCGACAGCGGCTTGCTTGCATCAGTTGGTTTATGCGTTGCCTGAATGAGCCCATTGCAAGAATGGCGAACCGGGAAGATGGCTGTACTGGCCGGTTCTGGGAGGGGCGTTTCAAGTCTCAAGCGCTGTTGGACGAAAAAGCATTATTGGCGTGCCTGGCCTATGTCGATTTAAATCCCGTGCGAGCTAATTTGGCGAGGACGCCGGAGGGAAGCCAGTACACCTCCATCCAAAGGCGCATTAACGCTCTCAAAAGTGAACAGTCGCATCAGCCAGCTAAACTCATGCCGTTTACAGGCTCTCATCGAAATAAATCCTCTCAGGGGATTCCATTCGCTCTGGATGACTATCTGGCGCTGGTGGATTGGACGGGAAGAGCGCAAAGGGAGGATAAACCTGGCTATATCCATCAAAGCTATCCGCCAATACTGCAACGCTTGAACTTCGATCCTAATCACTGGCTGACGGCCAGTCACAAATTTGAGAGTCACTTCAGAGGTTGGGTTGGCGCCTTCTATCGGCTGAAGTCAGTCTGCGCCAAGCTGGGTTACAAGCGGATTCCTGGCGGCGCTAACGCCAGGTTGCTTTTGGTATGA
- a CDS encoding alpha/beta fold hydrolase, translating into MKSTYILVHAAWLGAWAWKHVADQLTAKGHTVIAPDLPGHGADQTPAKLIRLQNYVTTVLEAVDRSEQPVILVGHSFAGVTISQVAEARPEKIRGLVYLAAFLLPNDASFGDAVAGVTGSLAVENFYLSDDKTEAYVSAEKAHAAFAQDASAEAFSEAAKYMVAEPAAPLFEKLCITEERCGAIPKYYIETTEDNAVPLAAQRQMAAQGGVRRTYSMATGHCPNLTQPTEVAAYLLAIAEEL; encoded by the coding sequence ATGAAAAGCACATATATTCTTGTACACGCAGCATGGCTGGGCGCTTGGGCTTGGAAGCATGTGGCGGATCAATTGACGGCGAAGGGACACACTGTTATCGCACCTGACTTACCGGGCCATGGCGCGGATCAAACGCCAGCTAAACTTATCCGGCTGCAGAATTACGTGACGACTGTGTTGGAGGCGGTGGATCGCTCAGAGCAACCGGTTATTCTGGTGGGACACAGTTTTGCAGGAGTCACCATCAGTCAAGTTGCGGAGGCGCGGCCTGAGAAAATTCGCGGCCTGGTCTATCTGGCGGCGTTTCTGTTGCCCAATGACGCTTCGTTTGGCGATGCGGTGGCTGGCGTGACAGGATCTCTGGCGGTGGAAAACTTCTATTTGTCAGATGATAAGACGGAAGCCTATGTCTCCGCGGAAAAAGCTCACGCCGCTTTTGCTCAGGATGCGTCCGCGGAAGCCTTTAGTGAAGCCGCTAAATACATGGTGGCGGAACCAGCTGCTCCGCTGTTTGAAAAGCTGTGTATCACTGAGGAGCGTTGCGGCGCCATTCCGAAGTACTACATTGAAACAACAGAAGACAACGCTGTGCCGCTTGCGGCGCAGAGACAAATGGCCGCACAAGGAGGCGTTCGTCGCACTTATTCGATGGCTACCGGGCATTGCCCAAACCTGACGCAACCGACGGAAGTGGCGGCCTACCTGCTGGCGATTGCCGAAGAGTTATAG
- a CDS encoding DUF4440 domain-containing protein, with amino-acid sequence MSQIVIEEVLSASREWIACFNRGDVEGCLSGYLSDALMRVDPVGEFKGSGAIALFWRDFANLNPSQLEYMDVNVKVIDAKSAVLSANWRMNIANGFISKELWVKQDSGEWKLAQDDFSVLSLNPQ; translated from the coding sequence ATGTCCCAGATCGTTATCGAAGAAGTCCTGAGCGCCAGCAGAGAATGGATTGCCTGCTTTAACCGTGGCGATGTTGAAGGTTGCCTCTCCGGTTACCTGTCCGACGCCCTCATGCGTGTGGACCCGGTTGGAGAATTCAAAGGCTCTGGCGCTATCGCCTTATTCTGGCGCGACTTCGCCAACCTCAACCCTTCGCAACTGGAGTATATGGACGTAAACGTCAAAGTCATCGACGCCAAAAGCGCCGTTCTTTCCGCTAACTGGCGCATGAATATCGCCAACGGCTTTATCAGCAAAGAGCTGTGGGTGAAGCAGGATAGTGGTGAATGGAAACTGGCGCAGGATGACTTTAGCGTTCTGAGCCTGAATCCACAGTAA
- a CDS encoding LysR family transcriptional regulator codes for MFRNNEQKALPYRMLVFHEVVKCGSFTGAAESLGHTRSGISTYISQLEALVGTKLLSRSTRRLHLTPAGRQFAMRCEQMAETLQLAVDELQDFEQEPQGRIAITAPHAFESLLVESVIADLCRQYPKLIADVTFSDQKLDLLEHKLDMAITVGPQKDSDYHALKLGVLRSFLVASQAYQDTHGKPDPQQFQDHTLILLPWQHKASLFNNGEQIPLQAGKTMQVNTLPAAINYARHGLGLLLAPSIFVADAIGRGELERVAPDWQAEDRDVYALHTLGKRLPFILRQATERLKWKLESLG; via the coding sequence ATGTTTAGAAATAATGAACAAAAAGCGCTTCCCTATCGTATGCTGGTCTTTCATGAGGTGGTGAAGTGCGGATCTTTTACCGGCGCCGCAGAGAGCTTGGGACATACCCGGTCAGGTATCAGCACTTATATCAGCCAACTGGAAGCATTAGTCGGTACGAAGCTGCTGAGTCGTAGCACCCGGCGACTGCATCTGACGCCTGCGGGACGCCAGTTCGCAATGCGCTGCGAACAAATGGCGGAAACACTGCAACTGGCGGTGGATGAGTTACAGGACTTTGAGCAGGAACCTCAGGGGCGGATCGCCATTACCGCTCCTCACGCCTTTGAATCTCTACTCGTAGAGTCAGTGATAGCCGATTTGTGTCGGCAATATCCAAAGCTGATCGCTGATGTCACCTTCTCAGATCAGAAGCTTGATCTGCTTGAGCATAAACTGGATATGGCGATCACAGTTGGCCCGCAGAAAGACAGCGACTATCACGCGCTAAAACTGGGTGTCCTGCGTTCGTTTCTGGTTGCTTCGCAAGCTTATCAGGACACCCATGGCAAGCCTGATCCTCAGCAGTTCCAAGACCACACCCTGATTCTGCTGCCCTGGCAGCACAAAGCGTCTCTGTTCAACAACGGCGAGCAGATTCCTTTACAGGCGGGTAAGACAATGCAGGTCAATACGCTGCCGGCGGCGATCAACTATGCCCGGCATGGATTAGGCTTGCTGCTGGCCCCCTCCATTTTCGTGGCGGACGCCATTGGTCGCGGCGAGTTGGAAAGAGTGGCCCCGGATTGGCAGGCGGAAGACAGAGACGTCTACGCCTTGCATACCCTTGGCAAGCGCCTTCCTTTCATTCTCAGGCAGGCGACGGAGCGGCTGAAGTGGAAGTTGGAGTCGTTGGGATAA
- a CDS encoding pre-peptidase C-terminal domain-containing protein, translating to MNRMIKSILTCALTALPFFAQAYDSDAIPDDQFIYSYDEMLNFDVAAYLEEHAPHLKDQADVITHWAGYSTVSPKVLMTLIEMQSGLLSHGGRQFAAMQQPMGELSSESGFNAQVQDIATRLATNYYKTVGQEQQNLSFVGQGIATESLSDELRNSSEGDIEEFQEVYHRLFPETARSASTPSAAPSLNRFAAYTRNAVPPDNLLQLPFPVGEQWYFGGAHTYTGSGSYPLSSLDLNNGGYWGSNTSNKWAVASAGGTAVRHSSCFVEVLHEGGWSTTYYHLDNIQFQNRATVSRNQKLANYANNQSQALCDGGSSTGPHQHFSLKYNGSYFHLDGVALSGYKVKTGRWSYDGDCNYFWLSKDNYRYCANRSLSNPGVPNGGDPDDGGDDDNGGDDGGDDNSSETTLRNGQTVQNMSANKEDLKYYVLDVPAGSRNLYFKISGGRGDVDMYVKRDGRPGFNNYNCRPYTTTQDEQCYYRTPQAGKYYIMLHAFSNYSGISLQVGYENDSDQGNNREMSNGQVYRNLSGAQGEKSYFRLNVPAGATDLRIEMSGGTGDADMHVMYQSQPTLSNYHCRPYSTTQVEWCSWRYPYAGTFHIMLYAFKPYSGIQLVATYKTGSGARASMNLTEHMEE from the coding sequence ATGAATAGGATGATCAAGTCTATCCTGACCTGCGCGCTAACCGCTCTGCCGTTTTTCGCCCAAGCCTACGATAGCGATGCAATTCCCGACGACCAATTTATATATTCCTACGACGAGATGCTGAACTTCGACGTGGCGGCGTACCTGGAAGAACATGCGCCTCACCTGAAAGATCAAGCAGACGTGATTACGCACTGGGCCGGTTACAGCACCGTCAGCCCGAAAGTTCTGATGACCCTGATTGAAATGCAAAGCGGCTTGCTCAGCCATGGCGGACGTCAGTTCGCGGCCATGCAGCAGCCTATGGGCGAATTATCCTCCGAATCCGGCTTCAATGCGCAAGTGCAGGATATCGCCACTCGCCTCGCCACCAACTACTACAAAACAGTAGGGCAAGAGCAGCAGAACCTGTCTTTCGTGGGGCAAGGCATCGCCACAGAATCCCTGTCTGATGAATTGCGCAACAGCTCAGAGGGTGATATTGAGGAGTTCCAGGAGGTTTATCATCGCCTGTTCCCGGAAACCGCCCGCTCCGCCAGCACACCTTCGGCGGCCCCATCTCTGAATCGTTTTGCGGCGTACACACGCAATGCTGTACCACCGGATAATTTGCTGCAGCTGCCCTTCCCTGTGGGCGAGCAATGGTATTTCGGCGGCGCGCACACTTACACTGGCAGCGGCAGCTACCCGCTTTCCTCTCTGGACTTGAACAACGGCGGCTACTGGGGCTCCAACACCTCCAACAAATGGGCGGTGGCGTCAGCAGGAGGCACCGCAGTTCGTCACTCTTCCTGTTTCGTTGAGGTGCTGCACGAAGGCGGATGGTCGACCACTTACTACCACCTGGACAACATTCAATTCCAGAATCGCGCCACGGTTTCCCGGAACCAGAAACTGGCGAACTACGCCAATAACCAATCTCAAGCGCTCTGCGACGGCGGCAGCTCCACTGGCCCTCACCAACATTTCAGCTTGAAATATAACGGCAGCTACTTCCACCTCGACGGCGTCGCCCTGTCCGGCTACAAAGTGAAAACTGGCCGCTGGAGTTACGACGGCGACTGTAATTACTTCTGGTTGAGCAAAGACAACTATCGTTACTGCGCCAATCGCTCCCTCAGCAACCCCGGCGTTCCCAATGGCGGCGATCCCGATGACGGAGGCGATGACGATAACGGCGGCGACGATGGCGGTGATGACAACAGCTCAGAAACCACTCTCCGCAACGGCCAGACCGTGCAGAACATGTCCGCCAATAAAGAAGACCTGAAGTACTACGTGTTGGATGTCCCTGCCGGCTCGCGCAATCTGTATTTCAAAATCAGCGGCGGACGCGGCGACGTGGATATGTACGTCAAACGTGATGGTCGTCCCGGCTTCAACAACTACAACTGCCGTCCATACACCACCACTCAGGACGAGCAGTGCTATTACCGCACGCCACAGGCCGGCAAGTACTACATCATGCTGCACGCGTTCTCCAACTACTCAGGAATCTCTCTGCAGGTTGGCTATGAGAACGACAGCGATCAGGGCAATAACCGCGAAATGTCCAATGGCCAGGTGTACCGCAACCTGTCCGGCGCACAGGGTGAGAAATCTTATTTCCGCCTGAACGTGCCCGCCGGCGCTACAGACCTGCGTATTGAGATGTCCGGCGGAACTGGCGACGCGGACATGCACGTCATGTATCAGTCCCAACCGACGCTGAGCAACTACCACTGCCGCCCTTATTCGACCACTCAGGTGGAGTGGTGCTCCTGGCGCTATCCCTACGCCGGCACCTTCCACATCATGCTGTACGCCTTTAAGCCTTATTCAGGCATCCAGCTGGTCGCCACCTATAAAACAGGCTCTGGAGCCAGAGCCTCAATGAATTTGACGGAGCATATGGAGGAATAA
- a CDS encoding OsmC family protein, producing the protein MNADELKALQSPLKQQYKEKPETALITLKAQGRIGEGITCKVETGRAMAEAGLHPATGGDGLSLCSGDMLLEALVACAGVTLRAVATATGVDLQDAVIRAEGDLDFRGTLSVAKEAPVGFKAIRLHFDLKSQADTEQLSSLMKLTERYCVVYQTLARSPDIHVEYVATS; encoded by the coding sequence ATGAATGCGGATGAACTCAAAGCCTTGCAATCTCCCCTGAAACAGCAATACAAGGAAAAGCCGGAGACGGCGCTGATTACGCTGAAAGCGCAAGGGCGTATCGGCGAAGGAATCACTTGCAAGGTGGAGACTGGTAGAGCAATGGCGGAGGCGGGGCTGCATCCGGCGACGGGCGGCGATGGTTTATCGCTTTGCTCCGGCGATATGCTGCTGGAGGCCCTGGTAGCCTGCGCTGGCGTCACCTTGCGCGCTGTCGCCACGGCGACCGGAGTGGATCTGCAGGATGCAGTGATTCGCGCGGAGGGCGACCTGGATTTCAGAGGCACGCTGTCCGTCGCCAAAGAAGCCCCTGTCGGCTTCAAAGCCATTCGCCTGCATTTTGACCTCAAAAGCCAAGCGGATACAGAGCAACTCAGCTCCCTGATGAAACTGACGGAACGCTATTGCGTGGTCTATCAGACTTTGGCCCGCTCGCCGGACATCCATGTTGAGTATGTCGCAACATCATAA
- a CDS encoding FMN-binding glutamate synthase family protein: protein MIRRWFYQTSIALLAAMALISLVWPPVWWFLIFFGPVIAIGLYDVLQSEHAILRNFPVIGHTRYWLERIRPEIQQYFIESNIDAHPIPREIRAIVYQRAKGALETKPFGTERDVYRVGYEWAAHALSETEPLKEEPRVVIGGEQCRQPYSSSVLNISAMSYGALSPAAIRALNRGAKKGGFAHNTGEGGVSPYHLEAGADLTWQIGTAYFGCRTHKGDFDPEMFKDMAQRDEVRMIELKLSQGAKPGHGGVLPACKVNEELAEIRKVPMGEDVISPPRHRAFHNPTQMLEFIAHLRELSGGKPVGFKLSVGRRVEFLSICKAILETGVTPDFITVDGGEGGTGAAPLEFSNSLGMPARDAWMFVNNALVGVGKRDHIRLIASGKIMTGFHMIRAMALGADLCNSARGMMFALGCVQSLRCNKNTCPTGIATQDPWLYKGLVVEDKAERVYRFHQGSIHSFLDLMNAMGVDSLSQISPELIFRRIGDMRVETFAELYEFLTPGQLLDDDDLPRTWARDWRDASAGAFAP, encoded by the coding sequence ATGATCAGAAGGTGGTTTTACCAGACATCCATAGCTTTGTTGGCGGCAATGGCGTTGATTTCTCTGGTCTGGCCGCCAGTTTGGTGGTTTTTGATTTTTTTCGGTCCGGTCATCGCTATTGGGCTGTATGACGTTCTGCAGTCCGAACACGCGATCCTGCGAAATTTTCCTGTGATCGGCCACACCCGTTACTGGCTGGAGCGGATTCGCCCGGAAATCCAGCAATACTTCATAGAATCCAATATTGATGCGCACCCCATTCCCCGGGAGATTCGCGCCATTGTCTATCAGCGCGCCAAAGGCGCTCTGGAGACCAAGCCATTCGGCACCGAACGGGATGTGTATCGCGTCGGCTACGAGTGGGCGGCGCATGCGCTGTCGGAAACGGAGCCGTTGAAAGAAGAACCCCGCGTGGTGATTGGCGGCGAGCAATGTCGACAGCCGTATTCTTCCTCGGTGCTTAACATCAGCGCGATGAGTTACGGCGCACTCTCACCGGCTGCGATCAGGGCGTTGAACCGCGGCGCCAAGAAAGGCGGGTTTGCCCATAACACTGGCGAGGGCGGGGTTTCGCCTTACCATCTGGAAGCGGGCGCTGATCTGACCTGGCAGATTGGCACCGCCTATTTTGGATGCCGCACCCACAAAGGCGACTTTGATCCTGAGATGTTCAAGGACATGGCGCAGCGGGACGAAGTGCGCATGATCGAGCTGAAATTATCTCAGGGCGCCAAGCCGGGACATGGCGGCGTGCTGCCTGCCTGTAAGGTGAATGAGGAACTGGCGGAAATCCGAAAAGTGCCGATGGGGGAGGATGTCATCAGTCCACCCCGTCACCGGGCGTTTCATAACCCGACGCAAATGCTGGAGTTTATTGCTCACCTGCGTGAGCTGTCGGGAGGTAAACCGGTAGGGTTCAAACTCTCGGTGGGGCGGCGGGTAGAGTTTTTATCCATCTGCAAAGCCATTCTGGAAACTGGCGTCACGCCGGATTTCATCACTGTGGATGGCGGCGAAGGCGGCACTGGCGCTGCGCCGCTGGAGTTCTCCAACTCACTGGGAATGCCCGCCCGGGACGCCTGGATGTTCGTCAACAACGCTTTGGTTGGCGTGGGTAAGAGAGACCATATTCGCCTCATCGCCAGCGGCAAGATCATGACCGGATTTCATATGATTCGCGCCATGGCGTTGGGCGCGGACCTGTGCAACAGCGCACGGGGCATGATGTTCGCGCTGGGTTGCGTGCAGTCGTTGCGGTGTAACAAAAACACTTGTCCAACCGGCATCGCGACCCAGGACCCCTGGCTGTATAAAGGGCTGGTGGTGGAAGATAAAGCCGAGCGTGTTTATCGTTTTCATCAGGGCAGTATCCACAGTTTTCTGGACCTGATGAACGCCATGGGCGTGGACAGCCTGAGTCAGATTTCCCCGGAGCTGATTTTCCGACGCATTGGCGACATGCGCGTAGAAACTTTCGCAGAGCTATACGAATTCCTCACTCCAGGCCAACTGCTGGATGACGACGACTTACCCCGCACTTGGGCGAGAGACTGGCGGGACGCCAGTGCGGGGGCATTTGCGCCATAA
- a CDS encoding type 1 glutamine amidotransferase domain-containing protein, whose amino-acid sequence MNINEAKVLIIATHGFEQSELEVPRDRLRDAGVTVHVASLEAGRIRGWSGKDWGEEAPVDKTVQDVEVEDYHALVLPGGQINPDLLRVEKTVIDLIHKFNIAEKPIAAICHGPWLLIEAQIVRGIRATSYKSIITDMKNAGAEWVDDATVRDRNIITARHPGDLDAFVSAVKDALAAL is encoded by the coding sequence ATGAATATCAATGAAGCAAAGGTTCTTATCATCGCCACCCACGGATTTGAACAATCCGAACTGGAAGTTCCACGGGACCGCCTGCGCGACGCGGGCGTCACGGTCCACGTGGCCTCTTTGGAAGCCGGGCGCATTCGGGGGTGGAGCGGAAAAGATTGGGGGGAGGAAGCCCCCGTGGACAAGACCGTGCAAGACGTGGAGGTAGAGGACTACCACGCCCTGGTGTTGCCCGGAGGGCAGATCAACCCTGACTTGCTGCGGGTGGAGAAGACAGTGATTGACCTGATCCATAAATTCAACATCGCTGAAAAGCCTATCGCCGCCATCTGCCACGGCCCCTGGCTGCTGATCGAAGCCCAGATCGTCCGCGGCATTCGCGCCACCTCTTACAAGTCCATCATCACCGACATGAAAAACGCCGGCGCGGAATGGGTGGACGACGCCACCGTGCGCGACCGCAATATCATCACCGCCCGCCACCCAGGCGACCTCGACGCCTTTGTCAGCGCCGTCAAGGACGCTCTCGCCGCACTTTAA
- a CDS encoding vitamin K epoxide reductase family protein has protein sequence MQEQTIRSSSPFSRAIVHRDQYRALHSRNLWAHFMNMALALWLVCSPALRDYSEPGMIYSDVIAGAVLLVFAGLSLSWRYSWARWVCAVVGLWLMSAPLLFWTPNAAAYLNDTLAGILVIGFAIALPPSPGVSSRAELDETNIPPGWDFNPSSWFQRLPIIALAMVGLLISTYLCAYQLEHIPEVWDPFFTGSRTDPQNGAEEIITSYVSEAWPVPDAGVGALTYALEILSGLVGSHKRWRTMPWLVALFGFMIVPLGIVSITFIIIQPILLET, from the coding sequence ATGCAGGAACAGACTATCCGGTCATCATCGCCATTTTCGCGCGCCATTGTACATCGCGACCAATACCGGGCCCTGCATAGCCGCAACCTGTGGGCTCACTTTATGAACATGGCCCTGGCGCTCTGGCTCGTCTGCTCGCCAGCGCTGCGGGACTATAGCGAACCCGGCATGATATACAGCGATGTGATCGCGGGGGCGGTATTGCTGGTCTTCGCCGGGCTATCCCTGTCCTGGCGTTATAGCTGGGCGCGCTGGGTTTGCGCTGTAGTGGGGTTGTGGCTGATGTCGGCGCCGCTGCTATTCTGGACACCCAATGCAGCCGCTTATTTGAACGACACACTGGCCGGCATACTGGTTATCGGCTTCGCCATTGCATTACCGCCCTCTCCTGGCGTTTCCTCAAGAGCGGAGCTGGATGAAACCAACATTCCGCCAGGGTGGGATTTCAACCCCTCCAGCTGGTTTCAACGCCTGCCGATTATCGCCCTGGCGATGGTTGGCCTGCTGATCTCGACGTATCTGTGCGCATACCAGTTAGAGCATATTCCCGAAGTGTGGGACCCATTCTTCACCGGCTCTCGCACTGATCCCCAAAACGGCGCGGAGGAAATCATCACTTCGTATGTGTCCGAAGCCTGGCCGGTTCCCGACGCCGGCGTGGGCGCGTTAACCTATGCGCTGGAAATCCTGTCCGGGCTGGTGGGATCGCACAAACGCTGGCGCACCATGCCCTGGCTGGTGGCGCTGTTCGGATTCATGATTGTGCCTCTGGGCATTGTCTCCATCACCTTCATCATTATTCAGCCTATCTTGCTGGAAACCTGA
- a CDS encoding ChaB family protein encodes MPYDRLSELPNNVSHVLPKHAQEIFLAAFNHAWDQYRDPEDRRGDASRDETARRVAWSAVKEKYVKRDGRWRRK; translated from the coding sequence ATGCCTTATGACCGCCTCAGCGAACTGCCCAACAATGTCTCTCATGTCCTGCCCAAGCACGCGCAGGAAATCTTTCTGGCCGCGTTCAATCATGCCTGGGATCAGTATCGAGATCCCGAAGACCGCCGCGGCGACGCCTCGCGGGATGAAACAGCGCGTCGGGTGGCATGGTCTGCCGTCAAAGAGAAATATGTGAAGCGGGACGGGCGTTGGCGGCGTAAATAG